Proteins from a genomic interval of Terriglobales bacterium:
- the prmC gene encoding peptide chain release factor N(5)-glutamine methyltransferase: MQLKEALRSAITLLEENRVGSPRMNAEVLLMFVLGCDRAYLYAHPERELSSDEQSRYDEALEQRARGIPAQYITGHQEFWGLDFVVGPGVLIPRPETEHLVEAVLGLSKNMEPRRIVDVGTGSGCVALALASELPDAEIHATEISEEALEIARANAARLGLEQRVVFHATDLLQGLSGRFDIVASNPPYVGESEYDKVQLEVRKFEPRGAVFAGAEGMDVIRRLAPQARAVLRPGGALALEIGFSQEAAVREVLREWENVRTVPDLQGIPRVVIAENLKR, encoded by the coding sequence ATGCAGTTGAAAGAAGCGCTGCGCTCTGCCATCACGCTGCTGGAGGAAAACCGCGTCGGCTCACCCCGGATGAACGCCGAAGTCCTGCTGATGTTTGTCCTTGGGTGCGATCGCGCCTATCTCTACGCGCATCCGGAGCGCGAACTCTCCTCCGATGAGCAATCCCGCTACGACGAAGCCCTCGAACAACGCGCCCGAGGCATTCCGGCGCAGTACATCACCGGCCACCAGGAATTCTGGGGACTGGACTTCGTCGTCGGACCAGGTGTGCTGATTCCGCGACCGGAGACCGAGCACCTGGTGGAAGCGGTGCTGGGTCTGTCCAAGAACATGGAGCCACGGAGAATCGTGGATGTCGGCACCGGATCCGGGTGCGTTGCGCTGGCGCTGGCTTCGGAGCTGCCGGACGCGGAGATTCATGCGACGGAAATCTCGGAGGAAGCGCTCGAGATCGCGCGTGCCAACGCCGCCCGCCTCGGGCTAGAGCAGCGTGTTGTATTCCATGCCACCGACCTGCTGCAGGGGCTCTCGGGCCGGTTCGACATCGTGGCCTCCAATCCGCCGTATGTCGGCGAATCCGAGTACGACAAGGTGCAACTCGAAGTCCGCAAGTTCGAGCCCCGCGGCGCCGTCTTCGCCGGGGCCGAGGGGATGGACGTCATCCGCCGACTTGCTCCCCAAGCCCGCGCCGTACTCAGGCCCGGAGGAGCACTGGCGCTTGAAATCGGTTTTTCCCAGGAAGCCGCAGTGCGCGAGGTGCTCCGCGAGTGGGAGAATGTCCGCACCGTTCCCGACCTGCAGGGAATTCCCCGCGTCGTCATAGCCGAAAACTTGAAGCGGTAG
- a CDS encoding rhomboid family intramembrane serine protease has protein sequence MTTRNYRGFGGGRGGGFGAMSMGFPPFTRAVKWLVIANGAVYLLMLILGAVAPSLAGMITGAGALIPVAVAHGWVWQLVTYSFLHAGLFHVLFNMLTLWMFGSQLERDWGYRQFLEFYFYCAIAAALVTVSISYLGTVRAFSFLGINPLTVTVGASGAIYGVMVAFAVLHGNQEFMLFPLPFMIKAKYLVGILLFISLAGAFQGMGAGRRGESVAYFAHLGGALFGWIYVKFFPRGGIRFGASERYFGVRNAYYRWKRRRAARKFEVYMRKHDRAEFFDEYGNYRPPDNKGNGETRRPPWVN, from the coding sequence TTGACCACCAGGAATTATCGCGGTTTCGGCGGCGGGCGCGGCGGCGGTTTCGGCGCCATGAGCATGGGTTTCCCGCCGTTCACGCGCGCCGTGAAGTGGCTGGTCATCGCGAATGGCGCCGTTTACCTGCTGATGCTGATCCTGGGCGCAGTCGCGCCCTCACTGGCGGGAATGATTACTGGCGCCGGGGCATTGATTCCGGTCGCGGTAGCCCATGGCTGGGTGTGGCAGCTGGTGACGTATTCCTTCCTGCACGCCGGGCTCTTCCACGTCCTCTTCAACATGCTCACGCTGTGGATGTTCGGCTCGCAACTGGAGCGGGACTGGGGATACCGTCAATTCCTTGAGTTCTACTTCTATTGCGCCATCGCAGCCGCGCTGGTCACTGTGTCCATCTCTTACCTGGGCACGGTGCGGGCATTCAGCTTTCTCGGCATTAATCCTTTGACCGTGACCGTAGGTGCGTCGGGCGCGATCTATGGCGTCATGGTGGCCTTCGCCGTCCTGCACGGTAATCAGGAATTCATGCTGTTCCCGCTGCCGTTCATGATCAAGGCCAAATACCTGGTCGGCATCCTGCTGTTCATCTCGCTGGCGGGAGCGTTCCAAGGCATGGGAGCGGGACGCCGCGGTGAGTCGGTCGCTTACTTTGCCCACCTCGGTGGCGCTCTGTTCGGCTGGATTTACGTCAAGTTCTTCCCGCGCGGCGGAATCAGGTTCGGCGCCTCCGAGCGATACTTCGGCGTGCGCAACGCCTACTATCGCTGGAAACGCCGGCGTGCCGCCCGCAAGTTCGAGGTCTATATGCGCAAGCACGACCGCGCCGAGTTTTTCGATGAGTACGGGAACTATCGCCCGCCCGACAACAAGGGCAATGGGGAAACGCGGCGCCCGCCCTGGGTGAACTAG
- a CDS encoding YihY/virulence factor BrkB family protein has protein sequence MTVGTALNLDPPAPARRPDNGMKPTRGSFLFKLLKNVRMAVWRAFVHDAFGVAKGGAYSAILTMFPALMVAGAIIATFEHSAEYMREISDAAYQILPQGPSGLVRAFFETAQGKSVSVLITASLITLWTASGVMISWMEGFRNAYQFPKVWGVVKERFIAFGLVIMAGIPLTFATGLVAFGNQIEARINAQLGHELGPYVLIAWIGVRWLIAILTSIAVMQLIYHNAVPRTLSWHTVLPGAALATAIWFPATMAFGWYVRHFAAYSLFYGSLTAAIVLLIWLYIISIIVLIGAEFNALLYPRIVVAGQDTTVLRTPGPK, from the coding sequence GTGACCGTCGGTACTGCTCTTAATCTCGACCCGCCGGCGCCGGCGCGGCGACCGGACAATGGCATGAAGCCGACTCGCGGCTCGTTCCTGTTCAAGCTGCTCAAGAACGTGCGCATGGCGGTGTGGCGCGCTTTCGTGCACGACGCCTTTGGCGTTGCCAAGGGCGGCGCGTATTCCGCCATCCTGACAATGTTCCCTGCCCTGATGGTCGCGGGCGCAATCATCGCTACCTTCGAGCACAGCGCCGAGTACATGCGGGAGATCTCCGACGCCGCCTATCAGATCCTGCCGCAGGGCCCGAGCGGCCTGGTGCGGGCGTTCTTCGAGACGGCGCAGGGCAAGTCGGTAAGCGTGCTGATCACGGCGTCGCTGATCACGCTGTGGACCGCATCCGGAGTCATGATTTCCTGGATGGAAGGATTTCGCAACGCCTACCAGTTTCCCAAAGTCTGGGGAGTGGTGAAGGAGCGGTTTATCGCCTTCGGATTGGTCATCATGGCCGGCATTCCGCTGACCTTTGCCACCGGCCTGGTCGCCTTCGGCAACCAGATTGAAGCGCGCATCAATGCTCAACTCGGACATGAGCTGGGGCCATACGTGCTGATCGCCTGGATCGGGGTGCGCTGGCTGATTGCCATCCTGACCAGCATCGCGGTGATGCAGCTCATCTACCACAATGCCGTTCCGCGTACCCTGAGCTGGCACACGGTTTTGCCGGGCGCGGCGCTGGCGACCGCCATCTGGTTCCCGGCGACCATGGCCTTCGGCTGGTACGTGCGCCACTTTGCCGCCTATAGCCTGTTCTACGGCTCGCTGACGGCCGCGATCGTGCTGCTGATCTGGCTGTATATCATCAGCATCATTGTGCTGATTGGGGCCGAATTCAACGCGCTGCTGTATCCGCGAATCGTCGTCGCCGGCCAGGACACCACCGTGCTGCGCACGCCGGGGCCGAAGTAA
- a CDS encoding PilZ domain-containing protein, whose translation MMNDRRRHFRTQFKAPVMVWGIASGPQNAVRGDCVNLTEAGVGALINGPWAPGQVVNMEIAMEGSQAVTVQARLSHRNHVSCGFQFLGTDERIVEQLRSVCALAR comes from the coding sequence ATGATGAACGATCGGCGACGCCATTTTCGTACCCAGTTCAAGGCACCCGTGATGGTGTGGGGTATCGCCTCCGGACCGCAGAATGCGGTGCGCGGCGACTGCGTGAACCTGACCGAGGCCGGCGTCGGCGCTTTGATCAACGGCCCCTGGGCGCCTGGACAGGTAGTGAACATGGAAATCGCGATGGAGGGTTCCCAGGCGGTGACCGTCCAGGCCAGGCTGAGCCATCGCAATCACGTTTCCTGCGGGTTTCAATTTCTGGGTACCGATGAGCGGATCGTGGAGCAACTGCGGTCGGTTTGCGCGCTCGCTAGGTAA
- a CDS encoding STAS domain-containing protein → MEINRPVVVKRLPERLNMKSARAFCREIEPILNSDRPQVVLDCSQVQQIDAAGVEMLLECLAGVMKRDGDIKLAALSPQIAVVLEMTRTERLFEIYEASSDAVLSFSRFLPAALKQPSLFLVPGFSQPAPSPQSTSIAADGGTDLAA, encoded by the coding sequence ATGGAGATCAATAGGCCGGTAGTGGTGAAGCGCTTACCAGAACGCCTGAACATGAAAAGTGCGCGTGCGTTTTGCCGTGAGATCGAACCGATCCTGAACTCGGATCGGCCGCAGGTCGTGCTGGATTGCTCGCAGGTGCAGCAAATCGATGCCGCGGGAGTGGAAATGCTCCTGGAATGCCTGGCCGGAGTCATGAAACGTGATGGCGACATAAAGCTGGCGGCGCTGTCGCCGCAGATCGCAGTCGTTCTGGAGATGACGCGCACCGAGCGCCTCTTCGAGATCTACGAAGCCTCCAGCGACGCGGTGCTGAGTTTCAGCCGATTCTTGCCCGCCGCCCTCAAGCAACCATCCTTATTCCTGGTGCCGGGATTTTCGCAACCGGCGCCTTCACCCCAGAGTACGTCCATTGCCGCCGATGGCGGAACTGACCTGGCTGCTTAA
- a CDS encoding DUF1385 domain-containing protein, translating into MAMCESIRKMARFLAAVQLLPALESGEETLVGGQAVLEGVMMRSPHAWGICVRRADGTIASHSETLERPSEKHKWMGWPVVRGVVTLAQAMGLGFRALRFSANVALNELPAGKSGKKIEINGWVAALNVVLSLGFFIFMYKFLPLLATTELKQHVSPVFGNQIIFNVVDGVIRLALFLGFIWATSLWADLRRVYQYHGAEHKTVFAFEAKDPLTPAAVQKYVTWHPRCGTSFLMTVMLISIVIYTAIPVHTFAARFAIRIALLPVIAGVSYEIIRFAAKHRGSLFAIMTAPGLWLQRITTQPPSDDQVECAIGALDHAMELEAQRGGELVIA; encoded by the coding sequence ATGGCGATGTGTGAATCGATCCGTAAGATGGCGCGCTTCCTCGCCGCCGTGCAACTCTTGCCTGCCCTGGAGAGCGGAGAGGAAACCCTGGTGGGCGGGCAGGCCGTTCTGGAAGGCGTCATGATGCGCTCGCCCCACGCCTGGGGCATCTGCGTGCGGCGCGCCGACGGCACCATCGCTTCGCATTCGGAAACGTTGGAGCGGCCCTCGGAAAAACACAAATGGATGGGATGGCCGGTGGTTCGCGGCGTGGTCACGCTCGCTCAGGCCATGGGACTCGGCTTCCGGGCCTTGCGATTCTCCGCCAACGTTGCCCTCAATGAATTACCCGCGGGCAAGAGTGGCAAGAAGATCGAGATCAACGGGTGGGTGGCGGCGCTGAACGTGGTCCTCTCGCTCGGTTTCTTCATCTTCATGTATAAGTTTCTGCCGCTGCTCGCCACCACCGAGCTGAAGCAGCATGTCTCGCCGGTATTCGGCAACCAGATCATTTTCAACGTGGTGGACGGCGTCATTCGCCTGGCGCTGTTTCTCGGATTCATCTGGGCGACTTCCCTGTGGGCCGACCTGCGGCGTGTTTACCAGTATCACGGCGCCGAGCACAAAACGGTTTTCGCCTTCGAAGCCAAAGACCCGCTCACGCCGGCCGCAGTCCAGAAGTACGTTACCTGGCACCCGCGCTGCGGCACCAGCTTCCTGATGACGGTGATGCTGATTTCCATCGTGATCTATACCGCGATCCCGGTGCACACCTTCGCCGCCCGCTTTGCGATTCGCATTGCGTTGTTGCCGGTGATTGCCGGCGTTTCCTACGAAATCATCCGCTTCGCGGCCAAGCACCGCGGCTCGTTGTTTGCCATCATGACCGCCCCCGGCCTCTGGCTGCAGCGCATTACCACGCAGCCTCCCAGCGATGACCAAGTCGAGTGCGCCATTGGCGCGCTGGACCACGCCATGGAACTGGAAGCGCAGCGCGGGGGAGAGTTGGTGATTGCGTAG
- the pyk gene encoding pyruvate kinase — MERRAKIVCTVGPSSNSEAMLRDLMRTGMDVARLNFSHGTHEEHARVIERLRRAAQKLERTICILQDLQGPKIRTGRMRDRRPIVLKTGSRVTITPRNILGTANLIPTSFRGLAQEVEPGSRILLSDGLIELKVKAIHGDEIESEVVNGGMLGEHQGINLPGTALSVPSLTDKDRKDLEFGLRHEVDMIAISFVRTAADVRETKRLIGVRQDDLPVIAKLEKPQAIEHLEEILEVADGVMVARGDLGVEMPPEQVPIIQKHIIRRASEWRKPVITATQMLESMVDNPRPTRAEVSDVANAVFDGSDAVMLSAETASGKYPRESVAMMGRIVMEAEAHMREAEKPQRHREHHHKLSISETICESVAHAAEELDMRAIAVYTETGTTARLVSKYRPKASVFAFAHRDSVCNRLNLYWGVRPVACEHVRTAEEMVRAAEREFLQHDIASRGDVVSVISGTRGASGSTNLMRLHIIGDEQRPAERRRPRTQAGRNLEESKR; from the coding sequence ATGGAGCGTCGGGCGAAGATCGTGTGCACCGTCGGGCCGTCCAGCAACTCGGAGGCCATGCTGCGCGACCTGATGCGTACCGGCATGGACGTGGCGCGGCTGAATTTTTCGCATGGCACGCACGAGGAGCATGCGCGCGTCATCGAGCGGCTGCGGCGAGCGGCCCAGAAGCTGGAGCGCACAATCTGCATCCTGCAGGACCTGCAAGGCCCAAAAATTCGCACCGGGCGGATGCGCGACCGCCGGCCGATCGTGTTGAAGACCGGCTCGCGTGTCACCATTACGCCACGCAACATCCTGGGCACAGCCAACCTGATCCCCACCAGCTTTCGAGGGCTGGCGCAAGAGGTCGAGCCGGGCTCGCGTATTCTTCTCTCCGACGGCCTGATCGAGCTGAAGGTCAAGGCCATTCACGGCGACGAAATTGAGTCTGAAGTGGTCAACGGGGGCATGCTCGGCGAGCACCAGGGGATCAACCTTCCGGGGACGGCTCTGAGCGTGCCGTCGCTGACCGACAAAGACCGCAAAGACCTGGAATTCGGCCTGCGGCACGAGGTGGACATGATTGCCATCTCGTTCGTGCGCACGGCCGCGGACGTGCGGGAAACCAAGCGGCTGATCGGGGTCCGCCAAGACGACTTGCCGGTGATTGCGAAGCTGGAAAAGCCGCAAGCCATCGAGCACCTGGAAGAAATCCTGGAAGTCGCCGACGGAGTGATGGTGGCGCGTGGCGACCTGGGGGTGGAGATGCCGCCGGAGCAGGTGCCGATCATCCAGAAGCACATCATCCGGCGGGCGTCGGAATGGCGGAAGCCGGTGATCACGGCGACGCAGATGCTGGAATCGATGGTGGATAATCCGCGGCCGACGCGGGCCGAGGTCAGCGACGTGGCCAATGCCGTATTCGACGGCAGCGATGCCGTGATGCTCTCGGCGGAAACCGCCAGCGGCAAGTATCCGCGGGAATCGGTTGCCATGATGGGCCGCATCGTGATGGAAGCCGAGGCCCATATGCGAGAAGCAGAGAAGCCGCAACGGCACCGCGAACATCACCATAAGCTCTCGATCTCGGAAACCATCTGCGAATCAGTGGCGCACGCAGCCGAGGAACTGGACATGCGGGCCATCGCGGTGTACACCGAGACCGGAACCACGGCGCGCCTGGTGTCGAAGTACCGTCCCAAGGCTTCGGTATTTGCCTTTGCGCATCGCGACAGCGTCTGCAACCGCCTGAACCTGTACTGGGGAGTGCGGCCGGTGGCGTGCGAACATGTGCGCACGGCCGAGGAAATGGTCCGCGCCGCGGAGCGTGAGTTCCTTCAGCATGACATAGCCTCGCGGGGGGATGTGGTGTCGGTGATTTCCGGCACGCGCGGAGCTTCCGGCTCCACCAACCTGATGCGGCTGCACATTATCGGCGACGAGCAGCGGCCGGCGGAGCGCCGGCGGCCGCGAACGCAGGCTGGGCGAAACCTGGAGGAGAGCAAGAGGTAA
- a CDS encoding M20/M25/M40 family metallo-hydrolase produces the protein MRQRSCLAFSLFAGLILMACTGLAVAQNSIPAGNLPQAADRGSMPKPLPLSPDPQIVAALQQISASRVRATIEKLVSFGTRLTIGENPAQSGRGIAAAREWIKSEFERDSQACGGCLEVKTDVFTELPRPRVPKPTQIVNVYAILRGTDPEAAKHIVLVTGHYDSRPSNDQDTQADAPGANDDGSGTAVSLECARVLSKYKFPGTIIFLTVAGEEQGLLGSAHFAEMARQQGWNIEAVLNNDIVGGDKTPGQDTTVVRVFSEAIPLTDVGQRATASQPAVPPDQKTLVNIRALGAESDSLSREEARYIRQVGAQYLPPSFQPLLIFRPDRFLRGGDHTSFNRQGFAAVRITEYRENYMHQHQTPRIESGIEYGDLPKYVDYDYLANVARLNAASLASLASAPAPPANVRIETQKLENDSTLMWEASPDGRAAQYEVVWRATTSSDWERVHSAGSAKQATLPLSKDNVIFGVRAVDAQGHRSLVVLPQPSRDPDFTPARR, from the coding sequence ATGCGCCAACGATCCTGTCTTGCTTTCAGCCTGTTTGCGGGTCTCATTCTGATGGCTTGCACCGGCTTGGCGGTTGCCCAAAATTCCATCCCGGCGGGAAACCTGCCCCAGGCTGCTGACCGCGGATCGATGCCCAAGCCGCTGCCGCTTTCGCCCGATCCGCAGATCGTGGCGGCATTACAGCAGATTTCCGCCTCCCGGGTCAGGGCCACCATCGAAAAACTGGTCAGCTTCGGTACCCGTCTGACGATCGGTGAAAACCCGGCGCAGAGCGGGCGCGGCATCGCCGCCGCGCGCGAGTGGATCAAGTCCGAATTCGAGCGCGACTCGCAGGCTTGTGGCGGGTGCCTGGAAGTGAAGACTGACGTCTTCACCGAGCTGCCCCGGCCCCGGGTTCCCAAGCCCACCCAGATCGTCAACGTTTACGCCATATTGCGCGGCACCGACCCCGAAGCAGCTAAGCATATCGTTCTGGTTACTGGACACTACGACTCCCGGCCCAGCAACGACCAGGACACGCAAGCCGACGCGCCCGGCGCCAATGACGACGGCAGCGGAACCGCGGTCTCCCTGGAGTGCGCGCGCGTGCTCAGCAAGTACAAATTTCCTGGGACCATCATTTTTCTTACCGTCGCCGGAGAAGAGCAGGGCCTGCTGGGCAGCGCCCACTTTGCCGAGATGGCAAGACAGCAGGGCTGGAACATTGAAGCCGTGCTCAACAACGACATCGTCGGCGGCGATAAAACTCCCGGCCAGGACACCACCGTGGTGCGCGTGTTCAGCGAAGCAATTCCCTTGACAGACGTGGGGCAGCGAGCCACGGCCAGCCAACCGGCTGTGCCTCCCGACCAGAAAACGCTCGTCAACATTCGCGCTCTGGGCGCGGAAAGCGATTCCCTGTCACGCGAGGAGGCGCGCTACATCCGCCAGGTTGGCGCCCAGTATCTGCCGCCATCGTTTCAGCCGCTGCTCATCTTCCGTCCCGACCGCTTCCTCCGCGGCGGCGATCATACGTCATTCAATCGACAGGGATTTGCCGCGGTGCGCATCACCGAATATCGAGAGAATTACATGCACCAACACCAGACCCCGCGCATCGAATCTGGCATCGAATATGGCGACTTGCCGAAGTACGTGGATTACGATTACCTGGCTAACGTCGCTCGGCTGAACGCAGCCTCGCTGGCATCGCTGGCCTCGGCGCCGGCGCCTCCGGCAAACGTGAGAATCGAGACGCAAAAGCTGGAGAATGATTCCACGCTGATGTGGGAAGCTTCGCCCGACGGTCGCGCCGCGCAGTACGAAGTGGTGTGGCGGGCCACGACTTCCTCCGACTGGGAGCGCGTACATAGCGCCGGCAGCGCCAAACAGGCGACGCTGCCCTTGTCGAAGGATAATGTGATTTTTGGCGTGCGCGCCGTCGATGCGCAAGGTCACCGCAGCCTGGTAGTCTTGCCGCAGCCAAGCCGCGACCCGGACTTTACGCCGGCGCGCCGTTAA
- a CDS encoding ATP-dependent DNA ligase, protein MEGMRLLSAAAEAIGGTTKKNEKVRILAEYLRARTVAEAAASAVFLSGRAFPAWEETTLQAGAALLWQVMKDITGKSDAALTAVYRKHGDLGTAAYDALGTVAPAESGLTVTDVARAFRDIAAVRGPAAKTTLIRELFLKATALEAKYLVKIMTGELRIGLKESLVEEAIALAYHVPSSEVQRADMLLGDIGETLQLAAAHRLNQARMRLFHPLGFMLASPVESAAEAFEYFHDAAVEDKYDGIRAQAHIGMLQAPGEKLPSRQVRLFSRTRDNITESFPELVAPLLDFPEDLILDGEIVAWRHGRALPFSELQKRLGRKTVTEKMMRQVPVCYVAFDVLYAGGELALDLPLRERHAMLDRIFAGASHQHRERIRDLQGKLEFEPAIEQDDHQHLAAVRAPVLHADSPDHLDQLFDAAQGRGNEGLMIKDFNSVYAPGRRGKSWLKLKRELATLDVVVTSVEWGHGKRAGVLSDYTFAVRDGERLVNVGKAYSGLTDKEIAEMTQWFLEHTIVDHGFWREVDPAIVLEVAFNAVMQSGRHDSGFALRFPRILRLRPDKSPADIDTIERVREIFERQKIAYPNAV, encoded by the coding sequence ATGGAGGGCATGCGCCTGCTCTCCGCCGCTGCCGAAGCGATTGGCGGCACCACCAAAAAGAACGAGAAAGTGCGGATCCTGGCTGAATACCTCCGCGCCCGCACCGTAGCCGAGGCCGCGGCCAGCGCCGTCTTCCTCTCCGGCCGGGCATTTCCCGCCTGGGAGGAGACCACGCTGCAAGCCGGCGCCGCCCTGCTCTGGCAGGTAATGAAGGACATTACCGGCAAGAGCGACGCCGCCCTTACCGCCGTCTATCGCAAGCACGGGGACCTGGGCACCGCCGCCTATGACGCGCTTGGTACCGTCGCTCCCGCGGAAAGTGGTTTGACGGTCACGGATGTCGCCCGCGCGTTTCGTGACATTGCCGCCGTGCGCGGTCCCGCCGCGAAAACAACCCTCATCCGCGAACTATTCTTAAAAGCCACGGCGCTCGAAGCCAAGTACCTGGTCAAGATCATGACCGGCGAGCTGCGCATCGGCCTGAAAGAGAGCCTGGTAGAAGAGGCCATTGCGCTGGCCTATCACGTGCCGTCCTCCGAGGTTCAGCGCGCGGACATGTTGCTCGGAGATATCGGCGAGACATTGCAACTGGCGGCCGCGCACCGGCTCAACCAGGCACGCATGCGCCTTTTCCATCCGCTTGGATTCATGCTCGCCAGTCCGGTGGAAAGCGCGGCGGAGGCATTCGAGTATTTCCACGATGCCGCCGTCGAAGACAAGTACGACGGTATTCGCGCCCAGGCTCATATCGGCATGCTGCAGGCTCCGGGCGAAAAACTTCCGTCCAGACAAGTGCGGCTGTTCTCGCGGACGCGCGACAATATTACGGAGTCTTTTCCCGAGCTGGTGGCGCCGTTATTGGACTTCCCGGAAGACCTCATCCTGGACGGTGAGATCGTCGCCTGGCGGCACGGGCGGGCATTGCCGTTTTCCGAGTTGCAGAAGCGGTTGGGTCGCAAGACGGTCACGGAAAAGATGATGCGCCAAGTGCCCGTATGCTACGTCGCCTTTGACGTGCTCTACGCGGGCGGGGAACTGGCGCTTGACCTGCCCTTGCGGGAGCGTCATGCAATGCTCGACCGCATTTTCGCCGGCGCCAGCCATCAGCATCGCGAACGCATCCGCGACCTGCAGGGAAAGCTTGAGTTCGAACCCGCCATCGAGCAGGACGATCACCAGCACCTGGCCGCCGTTCGCGCACCCGTGCTGCACGCTGATTCCCCCGATCACCTCGACCAGCTTTTCGACGCCGCCCAGGGACGCGGCAACGAAGGTCTGATGATCAAGGATTTCAATTCGGTTTACGCACCCGGGCGTCGCGGCAAATCGTGGCTCAAGCTGAAGCGCGAGTTGGCAACGCTGGACGTCGTGGTCACCTCCGTGGAATGGGGCCATGGCAAGCGTGCGGGCGTGTTGAGCGATTACACCTTTGCGGTACGCGACGGGGAGCGCCTGGTCAACGTCGGAAAGGCGTATTCCGGGCTGACCGACAAGGAAATCGCGGAGATGACGCAGTGGTTCCTCGAGCACACCATCGTCGATCACGGCTTCTGGCGCGAGGTTGACCCCGCCATCGTGCTGGAAGTCGCGTTCAACGCCGTGATGCAGTCGGGCAGGCACGACAGCGGTTTCGCGCTTCGATTTCCGCGCATCCTGCGGCTCCGGCCGGACAAGTCCCCCGCCGACATCGATACCATCGAGCGCGTACGCGAAATCTTTGAGCGCCAGAAGATTGCGTACCCGAACGCCGTGTGA
- the prfA gene encoding peptide chain release factor 1: MYDRLEHIEARYDELTRALADPGVFADSAKYQKTAKAHSELAPIVGKFREYKDLKKGIADSKAMVESEADPDMRAYAQEELHSLEKRLAAVEQDLKVLLIPKDPNDEKNVILEIRAGTGGDEASLFAAELFRMYSRYAEGQRWKVEVLSSSESGVGGLKEVIAMIEGRGAYSKLKYEGGVHRVQRVPETEQQGRVHTSAVTVAVMPEAEEVDVKIEAKDLRVDTFCSSGPGGQSVNTTYSAVRITHIPTNTVVSCQDEKSQIKNREKGMRVLRSRLYEMEREKQQAALAKERRAMVGTGDRSEKIRTYNFPQNRVTDHRIGLTLHQLGEVMDGKLQPFIEALTTHYNAEKLKGNDGDASAVPA; the protein is encoded by the coding sequence ATGTACGACCGTTTAGAGCATATCGAGGCGCGGTACGACGAGCTGACGCGGGCTCTCGCCGATCCCGGTGTCTTCGCAGACTCGGCGAAGTATCAGAAGACGGCGAAGGCGCACAGCGAGCTGGCGCCGATCGTGGGAAAATTCCGTGAATATAAGGATTTGAAAAAAGGCATTGCCGACAGCAAGGCCATGGTCGAGAGCGAAGCCGACCCCGACATGAGGGCCTACGCGCAAGAGGAGTTGCACTCCCTGGAGAAACGTCTTGCCGCGGTGGAACAGGACCTCAAGGTCCTGCTGATCCCCAAGGATCCCAACGACGAAAAGAACGTGATCCTGGAAATCCGCGCCGGGACCGGCGGCGACGAGGCTTCCCTGTTCGCGGCCGAGCTCTTCCGCATGTACTCGCGATACGCCGAAGGCCAGCGCTGGAAGGTGGAAGTGCTGTCCTCGTCCGAATCCGGTGTCGGAGGTTTGAAGGAAGTGATCGCCATGATCGAGGGCCGCGGCGCCTACTCCAAGTTGAAGTATGAGGGGGGCGTGCACCGCGTGCAGCGGGTGCCGGAAACCGAGCAGCAAGGCCGCGTCCACACCTCGGCAGTCACCGTGGCGGTGATGCCCGAGGCGGAGGAGGTGGACGTTAAGATTGAGGCGAAAGACCTCCGCGTTGACACCTTCTGCTCCTCCGGCCCGGGCGGCCAGTCGGTGAACACCACGTATTCGGCGGTGCGCATCACGCACATCCCTACCAACACCGTGGTCAGCTGCCAGGACGAAAAGTCGCAGATCAAGAACCGCGAAAAAGGCATGCGTGTGCTGCGCTCCCGCCTCTACGAGATGGAGCGCGAGAAACAGCAGGCGGCGCTGGCCAAGGAACGGCGCGCCATGGTGGGCACCGGGGACCGGAGCGAGAAAATCCGGACCTACAACTTTCCGCAGAACCGCGTCACCGACCACCGCATCGGTCTTACCCTGCACCAACTCGGCGAGGTGATGGACGGAAAACTGCAACCGTTCATCGAGGCGCTCACCACGCATTACAACGCCGAGAAGTTGAAGGGCAACGACGGTGACGCCTCGGCAGTGCCGGCGTAA